A genomic segment from Rubrobacter tropicus encodes:
- a CDS encoding LTA synthase family protein: MRRDDDIHAAVGPRHSPEPPRFLLGRADWARVLALLVPLIAYVLTLKSVRVARLPDEHGFFAALELMRSDLLFNAGYALLWVGLFSVARRGPGRAVVAFLFHSTAIIVALVATGAHQFYEVTGSTLGFDAVLYFVLAPREVGAVAASEASPALLAVVSAALLYAVFGPALLTRTLGRLRGWDAAPAGAGGAPWLGFTGAVLVSFGLVALSVLPAGGPAGASESFAKDPVVNAAMTGLEEIEGDGPTVDGEAVRERLPLETSLSQTARTEKRNVVIVHLESTRAGSVTPYGGDEGLTPYLNELAGKSLLAERAYASVPHTTNALVATMCGIVPPSGRLQTNSLGDRIPSRCLADLLGQQGYRSAYFTSAERTFERRPEVVENLGYEDFYSVEDMDTEGFQRANYFGYEDDVMLEPSKRWLEENAEDGPFVAAYETITPHHQYLAPNRYGRKDFVEKDGLDRYLNSVRYVDFFVKNLIDQYKEMGLYEDTVFVFYGDHGEAFGEHGRYQHDNVPYEEGLRIPLMILDPGRFENGERVESPVGQIDVLPTVLDLLGYEVEGGEYPGVSLLDPVPEDRTLKAACWYEDECLASIKGDRKFIYNYGDRPDEAYDLSADPDEKNNLADGRDAGWLKERRDELLRWAAEVEAAYEASSGP, translated from the coding sequence ATGCGACGCGACGATGACATCCACGCCGCGGTCGGGCCCCGGCATTCGCCGGAGCCCCCGCGCTTCCTGCTCGGTCGCGCGGACTGGGCTCGGGTGCTCGCCCTCCTAGTGCCCCTAATCGCCTACGTTCTGACGCTGAAGTCCGTTCGCGTGGCGCGGTTGCCCGACGAACACGGGTTCTTCGCGGCGCTAGAGCTGATGAGGAGCGACCTCCTCTTCAACGCGGGGTACGCGCTGCTCTGGGTGGGGCTCTTCTCCGTCGCCCGGCGCGGCCCCGGGCGCGCCGTCGTGGCCTTCCTGTTCCACTCGACAGCGATCATCGTCGCCCTCGTGGCGACCGGCGCGCACCAGTTCTACGAGGTCACGGGCTCGACTTTGGGATTTGACGCCGTGCTGTACTTTGTGCTCGCCCCGAGGGAGGTGGGCGCCGTGGCAGCGAGCGAGGCCAGCCCCGCCCTGCTAGCCGTAGTCTCCGCGGCCCTCCTATATGCCGTGTTCGGCCCCGCCCTGCTCACGCGGACGCTCGGCCGGCTGCGCGGTTGGGATGCCGCACCCGCCGGGGCGGGCGGCGCACCGTGGCTCGGCTTCACGGGAGCGGTCCTCGTCTCTTTCGGCCTCGTCGCTCTCTCCGTGCTGCCAGCCGGGGGCCCCGCGGGCGCAAGCGAGTCCTTCGCCAAAGACCCGGTCGTGAACGCGGCGATGACGGGGCTAGAGGAGATCGAGGGCGATGGCCCAACGGTTGACGGCGAAGCCGTACGCGAACGTCTACCGCTCGAGACGAGCCTCTCCCAGACGGCGCGCACCGAGAAGCGCAACGTCGTGATCGTCCACCTCGAGTCCACGCGGGCCGGCTCGGTGACGCCCTACGGCGGTGATGAGGGGCTCACGCCTTACCTGAACGAGCTGGCCGGGAAGAGCCTCCTCGCGGAGCGCGCCTACGCCTCCGTGCCGCACACGACGAACGCGCTCGTGGCGACGATGTGCGGCATCGTGCCCCCCTCGGGCCGCCTGCAAACGAACTCCCTGGGGGACCGCATCCCTTCCCGGTGCCTGGCTGATCTCCTCGGGCAGCAGGGCTACCGCTCCGCCTACTTCACCTCCGCCGAGAGGACCTTCGAGAGGCGCCCGGAGGTGGTGGAGAACCTGGGCTACGAGGACTTCTACTCCGTGGAAGACATGGACACGGAGGGCTTCCAGCGGGCCAACTACTTCGGCTACGAGGACGACGTCATGCTCGAGCCCAGCAAGAGATGGCTCGAAGAGAACGCCGAGGATGGGCCCTTCGTGGCGGCCTACGAGACCATAACGCCCCATCACCAATACCTGGCCCCGAACCGGTACGGGAGGAAAGACTTCGTCGAGAAGGACGGCCTGGACCGCTACCTCAACTCGGTACGCTACGTGGACTTCTTCGTGAAGAACCTCATCGACCAGTACAAGGAGATGGGCCTCTACGAGGACACGGTCTTCGTGTTCTACGGCGACCACGGCGAGGCTTTCGGCGAGCACGGCCGCTACCAGCACGACAACGTGCCCTACGAGGAGGGCCTGCGCATACCCTTGATGATCCTCGACCCCGGCCGCTTCGAGAACGGCGAGCGCGTCGAATCCCCGGTGGGCCAGATCGACGTCCTGCCGACCGTCCTCGACTTGCTCGGCTACGAGGTCGAGGGTGGAGAGTATCCGGGCGTCTCGCTGCTGGACCCCGTCCCCGAAGATCGCACCCTCAAGGCCGCCTGCTGGTACGAGGACGAGTGCCTGGCGAGCATCAAGGGCGACAGGAAGTTCATCTACAACTACGGAGACCGTCCTGACGAAGCCTACGACCTCTCGGCGGACCCGGATGAGAAAAACAACCTCGCCGACGGGCGCGACGCCGGGTGGCTCAAGGAGCGGCGCGATGAGCTTCTGCGGTGGGCCGCGGAGGTGGAGGCCGCCTACGAGGCGTCCAGCGGCCCCTAG
- a CDS encoding heparan-alpha-glucosaminide N-acetyltransferase: protein MAERGKSAARHWDVDVARGVAMAMVALYHLVFDLDNFGGYPVDSTGGFWAVFADASAFSFVFLAGLSLSISHARERESGRSPFGKYLRRGARIFADGMLITAVFLALDYGYVLFGILHLIGLSIVLAYPFLGLRYSNLIVGLAVIAAGLYVRGEGFVVGGATGVLLSPLGVLPESLPMPDYRPLLPWFGVVLLGLFFGNAFYLARKGSPAAPPPLAAPLAFIGRHTLFIYLVHQPVLIATLWALGIVRF from the coding sequence GTGGCGGAGCGCGGAAAATCTGCCGCCAGGCACTGGGACGTCGACGTCGCGCGGGGTGTGGCGATGGCGATGGTCGCGCTGTACCACCTCGTGTTCGATCTGGACAACTTCGGCGGCTACCCGGTGGATTCCACGGGCGGTTTCTGGGCCGTCTTCGCCGACGCGAGCGCGTTCTCGTTCGTCTTCCTGGCGGGCCTCTCGCTCTCAATCAGCCACGCGAGGGAGCGGGAGTCCGGGCGCAGCCCTTTCGGCAAGTACCTGCGCCGCGGGGCGAGGATCTTCGCCGACGGGATGCTGATCACCGCCGTCTTTCTGGCGCTGGACTATGGGTACGTACTCTTTGGCATTCTCCACCTCATCGGGCTCTCCATCGTTCTGGCCTACCCGTTCTTGGGGCTGCGTTACTCTAACCTGATCGTCGGCCTCGCCGTGATCGCCGCCGGCCTCTACGTGCGGGGCGAGGGGTTCGTGGTCGGGGGTGCCACCGGCGTCCTGCTCTCCCCGCTGGGCGTCCTGCCCGAGAGTCTCCCCATGCCAGACTACAGGCCGCTTTTGCCCTGGTTCGGAGTAGTGCTCCTCGGCCTCTTCTTCGGCAACGCCTTCTACCTGGCCCGGAAAGGGTCCCCCGCCGCGCCACCGCCGCTCGCGGCGCCTTTAGCTTTTATCGGAAGGCATACCCTCTTCATCTATCTTGTCCACCAGCCCGTCCTGATCGCGACGCTCTGGGCGCTGGGGATCGTACGGTTCTAG
- a CDS encoding VanW family protein: MARAVAGPTIVLCAIFAVLVAADTWSSGGEIYPGVFAGSVDLGGMTPGEAEKLLGTRAVGSAGIRLVGPGEIVLEAGQMGARLDVAQTADRAYAVGRTGGFFERLGDRGRAFFGTAVEPAVAYDPGSVRAAVEDASARLAREPRPASVEVRNSEVEVVAAREGYSPDVGATAENVGQAIGNLRDEARLAGEVLEPEVSTSEAEAAAAQARRAMSEEVLLTSGGRRWELSPAEIGRSLDFAPADGALRVTVDRDALKENLSAVYAALEERPVEADYEVNGTAVTVTPGREGRRIEEEKLFGALEDGLSDGERRYAVTTVVSEPEFTTAEARKMRPTQKLGSYRTNYSIVQDSGARVDNLAMSSGAITGTLLAPGETFSMNDTVSGLDYNATKVIVDGQEALADGGGLCQVTSTLYNAVNEAGLDVTERSPHYAQLPYIRPGLDATVWFGDEQGNGELDMEFENTSKGYVLLREYVADDGYIYAEVWGVPDDVDVQTWSEPVYRNADSARWVTYQTYREGGKVLYDGVLHRDTYEALKDKKGKPIPADTVPVAPVDP; encoded by the coding sequence GTGGCGCGGGCGGTGGCGGGGCCCACGATCGTGCTGTGCGCCATCTTCGCCGTGCTGGTGGCGGCGGACACCTGGTCGAGCGGGGGTGAGATCTACCCAGGCGTGTTCGCCGGAAGCGTGGATCTGGGCGGCATGACGCCCGGGGAGGCCGAGAAGCTCCTCGGGACGCGCGCCGTCGGGTCGGCGGGGATTCGGCTCGTCGGGCCGGGGGAGATCGTCCTCGAGGCCGGGCAGATGGGCGCGAGGCTCGACGTCGCCCAGACGGCGGATAGGGCGTACGCCGTGGGACGAACGGGCGGCTTCTTCGAGCGCCTCGGCGACCGGGGCAGGGCGTTCTTCGGTACGGCAGTCGAGCCCGCGGTGGCGTACGACCCGGGCTCCGTCCGCGCGGCGGTGGAGGACGCGTCGGCGAGGCTGGCCCGCGAACCCCGGCCCGCCTCTGTGGAGGTTCGGAATTCTGAGGTGGAGGTCGTCGCGGCCAGGGAAGGCTATAGTCCCGATGTCGGGGCCACGGCGGAGAACGTCGGACAAGCCATCGGGAACCTCCGTGACGAGGCCCGCTTGGCAGGAGAGGTGCTGGAGCCGGAGGTTTCAACGTCGGAGGCCGAGGCGGCCGCCGCGCAGGCACGCCGCGCGATGTCGGAAGAGGTCCTCCTGACGTCGGGCGGGCGGCGCTGGGAGCTCTCGCCCGCCGAGATCGGACGTTCCCTGGACTTCGCGCCCGCGGACGGCGCCCTCCGGGTTACCGTGGACCGGGATGCCCTCAAGGAGAATCTAAGCGCCGTCTACGCTGCGCTCGAGGAGCGGCCCGTCGAGGCCGACTATGAGGTGAACGGCACCGCCGTGACGGTCACGCCGGGGCGGGAGGGTCGACGGATCGAGGAGGAGAAGCTCTTCGGCGCCCTGGAGGATGGCCTCTCCGACGGCGAGCGCCGCTACGCGGTCACGACGGTCGTGTCCGAGCCGGAGTTCACCACCGCCGAGGCCCGGAAGATGAGGCCGACGCAGAAGCTCGGCTCGTACCGCACCAACTACTCGATAGTCCAGGACTCGGGCGCCAGGGTGGACAACCTCGCCATGTCTTCGGGAGCGATAACCGGCACGCTCCTGGCGCCGGGCGAGACCTTCTCGATGAACGACACCGTCTCTGGCCTCGACTACAACGCCACCAAGGTCATCGTGGACGGCCAGGAGGCCCTCGCCGACGGCGGCGGGCTCTGCCAGGTCACCTCCACCCTATACAACGCCGTCAACGAGGCGGGACTCGACGTCACGGAGCGCTCCCCCCACTACGCGCAGCTCCCGTACATAAGGCCGGGCCTCGACGCGACCGTGTGGTTCGGCGACGAGCAGGGCAACGGCGAGCTGGACATGGAGTTCGAGAACACCTCCAAGGGGTACGTGCTTCTCAGGGAGTACGTGGCCGACGACGGCTACATCTACGCCGAGGTGTGGGGCGTCCCCGACGACGTCGATGTGCAGACGTGGTCGGAGCCCGTCTATAGGAATGCCGACTCGGCCCGATGGGTCACCTACCAGACCTACAGGGAGGGTGGCAAGGTCCTCTACGACGGGGTCCTGCACAGGGACACCTACGAGGCCCTGAAGGACAAGAAGGGCAAGCCCATCCCGGCCGACACCGTGCCCGTGGCCCCCGTCGACCCGTGA
- a CDS encoding C40 family peptidase, whose product MFLSGLVAVMVLSFGLSASAAQEGSVEAKKAEVADARDRLMDIRTEEEAASSVYSNALSRMNQLNGQIAQATEDLDAARKRLAEAQAELEERASQVYKSGNVAFMDVLVGVDDFSEFATRLDLWVRLLGEERAKVEAVEKAKDELAARKRDLEKQRTQRVEAVEKAIEQKERAEEAEKEAEEYLASLNSDLRAAIQAEQNRQVEASLAAAKEFKAGEAEPVPAPDEPAPIPEVEVAEIKQVPVEQPDLQDEQAAADRAAAAEAAAAEAERLAEKRAAERQAAREAAEQAAAEQAAAERAAAREARQNTKAAAEREAELAAQRAAERQAASEAVEREAEIAAQRAAAERAAAQQAADEREAARLAAQRRAERQAERQAAAEAAAEASASAAAAEEEQAAQEAAEQAEASASASAAAQEETTAGNRPSQETTTGSASASASASAAPVGGGGASGSGSDVLAVAQEHMGTPYVLSPPGPCAAFEAEDCSCFTMLVYAELGIALPDDPNALLGYGTPVSGAPMAGDLLFWSEDGSGYVTHVGIAMGDGTTIHASTYTGEVTITDMGYINGYMGARRVL is encoded by the coding sequence GTGTTTCTCTCTGGCCTTGTCGCCGTCATGGTACTTTCGTTCGGCCTCTCGGCCAGCGCGGCGCAGGAGGGCAGCGTGGAGGCCAAGAAGGCGGAGGTGGCAGACGCGCGGGACCGCCTGATGGACATCCGCACCGAGGAGGAAGCGGCCTCTTCGGTCTACAGCAACGCGCTCTCGCGCATGAACCAGTTGAACGGCCAGATCGCCCAGGCCACGGAGGACCTCGACGCCGCCAGGAAGCGGCTCGCCGAAGCCCAGGCCGAGCTCGAGGAGCGCGCCTCCCAGGTGTACAAGAGCGGCAACGTGGCGTTCATGGACGTACTCGTCGGCGTCGACGACTTCTCGGAGTTCGCGACCCGTCTCGATCTATGGGTGAGGCTTCTAGGCGAGGAGCGGGCCAAGGTAGAGGCCGTGGAGAAGGCCAAGGACGAGTTGGCCGCGCGCAAGAGGGACCTCGAAAAGCAGCGCACGCAGCGGGTTGAAGCCGTCGAGAAGGCGATCGAGCAGAAGGAGCGGGCGGAAGAGGCGGAGAAGGAGGCCGAGGAGTACCTCGCCTCTCTGAACTCTGACTTGAGGGCGGCGATCCAGGCAGAGCAGAACCGTCAAGTCGAGGCCTCTCTAGCCGCTGCCAAAGAGTTCAAGGCCGGGGAAGCAGAGCCCGTCCCCGCGCCCGACGAGCCGGCCCCCATCCCCGAGGTCGAGGTCGCGGAGATCAAGCAGGTCCCCGTGGAGCAGCCGGACCTGCAGGACGAGCAGGCCGCAGCCGACCGCGCCGCCGCCGCCGAGGCAGCCGCGGCCGAGGCCGAGCGCCTCGCCGAGAAGCGGGCCGCGGAGAGGCAGGCCGCCAGGGAGGCCGCAGAGCAGGCCGCCGCCGAGCAGGCCGCGGCTGAGAGGGCCGCCGCCAGGGAGGCCCGCCAGAACACCAAAGCCGCGGCCGAGCGTGAGGCCGAGCTCGCCGCCCAGCGGGCCGCAGAGAGGCAGGCGGCCAGTGAGGCGGTCGAGCGTGAGGCCGAGATCGCAGCCCAGCGCGCGGCAGCCGAGCGCGCCGCAGCCCAGCAGGCCGCCGACGAGCGCGAGGCCGCCAGGCTCGCCGCCCAGCGGCGCGCGGAGCGCCAGGCGGAGAGGCAGGCGGCCGCTGAAGCAGCCGCCGAGGCCTCCGCTTCCGCCGCGGCCGCCGAAGAGGAGCAGGCAGCCCAGGAGGCCGCCGAGCAGGCCGAGGCCAGCGCATCGGCGAGCGCCGCCGCGCAGGAGGAGACCACCGCTGGCAACAGGCCATCGCAGGAGACCACGACCGGCAGCGCCTCGGCGAGCGCGTCCGCTTCCGCCGCGCCCGTAGGTGGCGGCGGCGCCAGCGGCTCGGGCAGCGACGTGCTTGCGGTGGCGCAGGAGCACATGGGAACTCCCTACGTGCTTTCGCCCCCTGGGCCGTGCGCGGCTTTCGAGGCGGAGGACTGCTCGTGCTTCACGATGCTGGTCTATGCCGAGCTCGGTATCGCCCTGCCCGACGATCCCAACGCGCTCCTGGGCTACGGCACCCCGGTCTCCGGGGCTCCCATGGCGGGCGACCTCCTCTTCTGGAGCGAAGATGGCAGTGGATACGTGACGCACGTCGGCATCGCGATGGGGGACGGCACCACCATCCACGCCTCCACCTACACCGGCGAGGTCACCATAACCGACATGGGCTACATCAACGGGTACATGGGTGCCAGGAGGGTGCTCTGA
- a CDS encoding golvesin C-terminal-like domain-containing protein: protein MNRCRSSLTSAAVVFAAVLAASVLLFAVPEARSQDTSSGSAPYFQVVDNSDEERFRASGWERRGQNAQAYGEDFVRAGSSAGAAGFKVKIPKTRYYTVYARWPGDGGNLSAARVRVPTASGTKWEEIDQRSDAGLWVSVGVYKMKRGERVVEVEGQDGAVADAVMVAADAMVAPEGRTASYANPDELAGEDPEGKESTAARSGETDAQTRTYANPTRADVVRQAKRHLGTPYRYGGLSACRAFRTEDCSCLTRLVYKQFGRTLPDHPGQQWQGRYGKKIYSKSGLRAGDLVFFDYSRDGQLNDPHDAVAVYAGNGSVIIASSYWGKVARVEMRYLNGFWGGKRLALR from the coding sequence ATGAATCGTTGCCGTTCTTCCCTTACGTCGGCCGCGGTCGTCTTCGCCGCCGTCCTCGCCGCCTCTGTTCTCCTGTTTGCGGTGCCAGAGGCTCGGTCGCAAGACACCTCATCCGGTTCCGCCCCCTACTTCCAGGTAGTGGACAACTCCGACGAGGAGCGCTTCCGGGCCAGCGGATGGGAGAGGCGGGGACAAAACGCGCAGGCCTACGGCGAGGACTTCGTCCGCGCGGGTTCCTCGGCCGGGGCCGCCGGCTTCAAGGTCAAGATACCCAAGACCCGCTACTACACCGTCTACGCGCGCTGGCCCGGCGACGGGGGTAACCTCTCGGCTGCGCGGGTCCGCGTACCGACGGCCTCAGGCACGAAGTGGGAAGAGATAGACCAGCGGTCCGACGCGGGACTCTGGGTGAGCGTCGGGGTCTACAAGATGAAGAGGGGCGAACGCGTCGTTGAGGTCGAGGGCCAAGACGGCGCCGTCGCCGACGCCGTCATGGTGGCGGCCGATGCCATGGTTGCGCCCGAGGGAAGGACCGCGAGCTACGCGAACCCGGACGAACTCGCCGGTGAAGACCCGGAGGGGAAAGAGAGCACTGCCGCCCGTTCCGGGGAAACCGATGCTCAAACGCGCACCTACGCCAATCCCACCCGCGCCGACGTGGTTCGGCAGGCAAAGAGGCACCTCGGCACGCCCTACCGCTACGGCGGCCTGAGCGCCTGCAGGGCCTTCAGGACGGAGGACTGCTCCTGCCTGACGCGGCTCGTCTACAAACAATTCGGCCGGACCCTGCCCGACCACCCTGGCCAGCAGTGGCAGGGCCGCTACGGCAAGAAGATCTACAGCAAGTCCGGGCTCCGTGCCGGAGACCTCGTCTTCTTCGACTACTCGAGGGACGGCCAGCTGAACGATCCCCACGACGCCGTAGCCGTCTATGCCGGGAACGGGTCGGTCATAATCGCCTCGAGCTACTGGGGCAAGGTGGCCAGAGTCGAGATGAGATACCTGAACGGCTTCTGGGGCGGTAAGAGGCTCGCGCTCCGGTAA